GCTCATGGACGTCGTCCAGCACCACGCGTCCGCCGCAGCCTTCCCCGGCGGCGAGTCCATGCGGGCCATGCAGGCCCGCGCCGTGGACGCCGTGCGGGACTGGAACGCGCGCGTGGCGGCCGAGCACGGAGACGACGCCGCGTACGTGATGTGCTCGCACGGCGACATCATCAAGGCGCTCGTCGCGGACGCCCTCGGCCTCCACCTGGACCTGTTCCAGCGCCTCCACGTGGACCCGTGCTCCGTCACCGCCATCCGCTACACCCGCACCCGGCCCTTCCTGATCCGCCTCGGCGACACGGGCGACTTCACCGCGCTCGCCCCCCGCGACGGCGGCGAAGGCGGCGACGGCGGGGGCAACGGCTACGCCGACGGGGGCGCCGCGCAGGTCGGCGGCGGCGCGGGCGCACCGTGATCGCTTCGCACAGTAGGGTGGATGCGCTGCCGAGACGGCCGTGGCGTCCGACCCACGACAAGACCAAGGGAGAGGGAACGTGTCCCGTCAGGTGTTCCTCTATGACCCGCCGGAGCGCTTCGTGGCCGGTACGGTCGGGCTGCCTGGCCGCCGTACGTTCTTCCTCCAGGCGTCCGCCGGCGGTCGGACCACCAGCGTCGCGCTGGAGAAGACGCAGGTCGCGGCGCTCGCCGAGCGCATGGACGAGCTGCTGGACGAGGTGGTGCGCCGCACCGGCGGCAACGCCCCGGTCCCGGCCGTCGCCCCCGCCGACGTGACCGACACGGCGCCGCTCGACACGCCCGTCGAGGAGGAGTTCCGCGTCGGCACCATGGCGCTGGCCTGGGACGGCGAGGAGCAGCGGCTCGTCGTCGAGGCGCAGGCGCTCGTGGAGCTCGACGCGGATTCCGAGGAGGACCTCGCCGAGGCGGAGGAACGTCTCCTCCAGGACGAGGAGAACGGCCCGCCCATGCTCCGCGTCCGCCTCACCGGCGCCCAGGCGCGGGCCTTCGCCAAGCGCGCCCTCGACGTCGTCAACGCCGGCCGCCCCCCGTGCCCCCTGTGCAGCCTGCCGCTCGACCCGGAAGGACACGTATGTCCGCGCCAGAACGGATACCGCCGAGGGGCCTGACGGCCACCGCCGACGTGCTGGAGCTGCTCGCCGAGGGCGAGCTGACCGTACGCGGCCAGATCCGCGAGGCGTCCAACGCGGTGCTGCTGTGCTCCGTCGCGTACGACGGCGTGGAGGCGGACTGCGTGTACAAGCCCGTCGCGGGGGAGCGGCCCCTGTGGGACTTCCCCGACGGCACGCTCGCGCAGCGGGAGGCCGCCGCGTACGCCGTGTCCGAGGCGACCGGCTGGGGCCTCGTCCCGCCGACCGTGCTGCGCGAGGGGCCGTACGGGCCGGGCATGGTCCAGCAGTGGATCGACGCGGACCCGTCGGCGCCGCCGCTGCTCTCCCTGGTGGACGGCGACGAGCCCGGCGACGGCTGGCGCCCGGTGGGCCTCGCCGACGTGGGCGGCGGCCGCACGGCGCTGCTGGTCCACGCCGACGACCCGCGGCTGCGGCGGCTCGCGGTACTCGACGCCGTGATCAACAACGGTGACCGCAAGGGCGGCCATCTGCTGCCCGGCCCCGACGGCCGCCTCCACGCCATCGACCACGGGGTCACCTTCCACGCCGAGGACAAGCTCCGCACGCTGTTCTGGGGCTGGGCGGGGGAGCCGCTCCCCGTGGAGACGCTGGAGGCGCTGGCCCGGCTCGACGCGGAGCTGGCGCCCGGCGCCCCGCTCGCCACCCGCATGGAGCAGCTGGTCACCCCGGCCGAGCTGGACGCCCTGCGAGCCCGCGTCACCGCCCTGCGCACCACGGCCCGCCACCCGGAACCGTCCGGCACCTGGCCGCCCATCCCCTGGCCGCCCGTCTGACCCGACGGGCCGCAGCACATCGCGGTCGTGCGCGCAAGAGCGCGTAACCGGTCATGATCCTGCATCCGGTTCGTATCCGGAACACCCGTCCGGTTACGCTCGATGCATGCATGCCTGGCCCGCTTCTGAGGTCCCCGCCCTGCCCGGCAAGGGCCGCGACCTCCGGATCCACGACACCGCGACCGGCGGACGAGTGACCCTCGACCCCGGCCCCGTCGCCCGTATCTACGTCTGCGGCATCACGCCGTACGACGCGACCCACATGGGTCACGCGGCGACCTACAACGCGTTCGACCTCGTTCAGCGCGTGTGGCTCGACACCAAGCGGCAGGTTCACTACGTGCAGAACGTGACCGACGTGGACGACCCCCTCCTGGAGCGGGCCGCCCGTGACGGCATCGACTGGACCGGCCTGGCCGAGCGTGAGACATCCCTGTTCCGCGAGGACATGACGGCCCTGCGGATGCTGCCCCCGAAGCACTACATCGGCGCCGTCGAGGCGATACCCGGCATCGTCCCGCTGGTGGAGCGGCTGCGCGACATGGGCGCCGCCTACGAGCTGGACGGCGACGTCTACTTCTCCGTCGAGGCCGACCGCCACTTCGGCGAGGTCTCCCACTACGACGCCGAGGTCATGCGGGCCCTGTCCGCCGAGCGCGGCGGCGACCCCGACCGGCCCGGCAAGAAGAACCCGCTCGACCCGATGCTGTGGATGGCCGCCCGCGAGGGCGAGCCGAGCTGGGACGGCGGTTCCCTCGGCCCCGGCCGCCCCGGCTGGCACATCGAGTGCGTCGCCATCGCGCTCGACCACCTCGGCATGGGCTTCGACGTCCAGGGCGGCGGCTCCGACCTGATCTTCCCGCACCACGAGATGGGCGCCTCCCACGCCCACGCGCTGACCGGCGAGTTCCCCTTCGCCAAGGCGTACGTGCACGCCGGGATGGTCGCCCTGCACGGCCAGAAGATGTCGAAGTCCAAGGGCAACCTGGTATTCGTCTCCGCGCTGCGCCGCCAGGGCGTGGACCCGGCCGCGATCCGCCTGACCCTGCTGGCCCACCACTACCGGGCCGACTGGGAGTGGACCGACCAGGTCCTGGACGAGGCCGCCGAGCGGCTGGGCCGCTGGCGCGCCGCCGTGTCCCGCCCCGACGGGCCCCCGGCCGACCAGCTGGTCGAGGAGATCCGCGAGGCGCTCGCCGACGACCTGGACACGCCCGCGGCGCTCGCCGCCGTGGACCGCTGGGTGGAGCTCCAGCGCACCGAGGGCGGCACGGACGAGGGCGCGCCCGGCCTCGTCTCCCGCGCGGTGGACGCGCTGATGGGCGTGGCGCTCTGACCTGTCCGGTGAGGAACTGACGAGGCCGCCCGGGGCGTGGGGTCCCCCGGGCGGCCGTCACCTTTCCGGACGTGCGGCAGCGGGACGTACGACAGCGGGGCGGTGCCGCCGTGACGGTGCCGCCCCGCTGCCGTACCCGCCGGTGCTACTCGCCGGACTCCTGACGGCCACCGTCCCCGGTGCCGCCGTCCCCGGCCCCGGTGTCCTTGGGCTCGGTGTCCTCGGTGTCCTCGGTCCCGGCGTCCTTGGTGCGGCCGCCGGAGCCGTCGCCGCGGCCCTCGTCCGTACCGCCCTTGTCCGCCCGGCTCTCGTTCGTCGGCCCCTCGGCCGACTGGTTCTCGGCCGCCTTGTCGTCGGCGCCCCGGCCGGAGGGCTTCACGGGGCGGGTGCGGCCACCGGCCGGGTCCCGCAGGTACGAGCTGTCGGCGCCCTCCGTGGCGTGGCCCCCGGTCCCGGGCAGGCCGCCCTGCCCCGCGCCCGGGCCGCCCGCGCCGGGACCGTGCCCCGCCCCCGGGCCCGTACCGGGGCCGCCGTCGCGCCGCCGCAGGTACCGCTCGAACTCGCGGGCGATGGCCTCGCCGGACGCCTCGGGCAGCTCGGCCGTGTCCCGCGCCTCCTCCAGCGTCTGCACGTATTCGGCCACCTCGCTGTCCTCGGACGCCAGTTGGTCCACGCCGAGCTGCCAGGCGCGGGCGTCCTCGGCCAGTTCGCCGAGCGGGATGCGCAGGTCGATCAGGTCCTCGAGCCGGTTCAACAGGGCCAGCGTCGCCTTGGGGTTCGGCGGCTGCGACACGTAGTGCGGCACCGCCGCCCACAGGCTGACCGCGGGGACACCGGCGTGGGTGCAGGCCTCCTGGAGGATGCCGACGATGCCCGTCGGCCCCTCGTACCGGGTCTCCTCCAGCTCCATCCGGCGCGCCAGGTCCGGGTCGGACGTGACCCCGCTGACCGGGACGGGCCGCGTGTGCGGGGTGTCGCCGAGCAGCGCGCCCAGGATCACCACCATCTCCACGCCCAGCTCGTGCGCGAAGCCCAGCAGCTCGTTGCAGAACGAGCGCCAGCGCATCGACGGCTCTATGCCGCGGACCAGCACCAGGTCGCGCGGCTTCTCGCCGCCGACGCGGACCACGGACAGCCGGGTGGTGGGCCAGGTGATCCTCCGTACCCCGCCGTCCAGCCACACCGTGGGCCGGTTGACCTGGAAGTCGTAGTAGTCCTCGGCGTCGAGCGCCGCGAACACCTCGCCCTTCCACTCCCGTTCCAGGTGCGCGACCGCGGTGGAGGCGGCGTCGCCGGCGTCGTTCCAGCCCTCGAACGCGGCCACCATGACCGGGTCGATCAGCTCGGGAACCCCCTCGAGCTCGATCACCCAGGCCTCCTTCCGAAGTTCCGTCCGTACGAACCAACCTTACGGCGTTCGGGGCCCCTGCCCGCAGCCACTTGTACACGTCCGGGTGCTGTACCGGCCCCACACGACTACCCCTGCGCGAAGCCAGGGACACTCCGTCTTCCGCCGAGGCCGGCGCCCCGGACACCCCCTCGGGGCACCGCCCGGCGCGGCCAACGCCGCCGCCCGCGCCGCCCTTTGGACCGGCGCGGAGCCGAGCGCCCGCGGCACGAGGAGGGCGGCCCCCGAAGGAGCCGCCCTCACACCCCGGCACGCCCCTGGGGGCACGCCTTCAGTCACGCCCGGCACGGGCCCCTGGGGGCCCGCCGGATTCCCCTCCCTGGTGTGCCCGTCAGGGCCGGTCGGCCAGCATGGCCTCGACCCGGCCGCGGATCTCGTCCGTGGCCAGGCCCCGGATCGTCAGCGTCGTACGGCGGCGCAGCACGTCGTCCGCCGTCTCGGCCCACTCGAGGTCGCGGGCGTAGGCCACCTGCGCCCAGATCTCCGGGGCGTCCGGGTGTATCCGCTCGGCCAGCTCCGGGTTCTCGTACGCCATGCGCGCGATGTCGAAGGACAGCGAGCCGTAGTGCGTGGCGAGGTGGCGGGCCGTGTCGGCGGCCATGCGCGGGCCGGGCGTACCGCCGTCGATCAGGAGCCGGTGCGCGACCGCGTTCGGGTTGGCGATGCCCGGCAGCGGAAGCTTCTTCGGCAGGCGGGCGATCGGCTCCATGTCGTCGGCGAGCGGCCGTCCGGGCAGCGCGGCCAGCTTGTTCATCACCGTGCGGCCGATGTGGCGGAACGTCGTCCACTTGCCGCCCGCGACCGACAGCATGCCGCCCCGGCCCTCGGTGACGACCGTCTCGCGCTTGGCCTTCGACGTGTCGCCGGGGCCGCCGGGCAGCACCCGGAGACCGGCGAAGGCGTACGTGATCAGGTCGCGGTCGAGCTGCTGGTCGCGGATGGAGAAGGCGGCCTCGTCCAGGATCTGGGCGATGTCCTTCTCGTTGACCGCGACGTCCGCCGGGTCGCCCTCGTACTCCTCGTCGGTGGTGCCGAGGAGCAGCATGTCCTCCCAGGGGAGGGCGAAGGTGATGCGGTACTTGTCGATCGGCGTGGCCAGCGCCGCCTTCCACGGCGAGGTGCGCTTCAGGACCAGGTGGGCGCCCTTCGACAGGCGGATGGACGGGGCCGCGTTGGGGTCCTCCATCCGGCGCAGGTGGTCCACCCACGGACCGGTCGCGTTGAGCACCAGCCGGGCGTCGACGCCGAACTCGGTGCCGTCGAGCCGGTCCACCAGGTCGGCGCCGGTGACGCGGCCCCGCGTGAAGCGCAGTCCGGTGACGGCGGCGTGGTTGAGGACGGTGGCGCCCGCGTCCACGGCCGCGCGGACCGTCATGAGCGCCATCCGGGCGTCGTTCATCTGGTCGTCGCCGTAGACCGCGACGGCCTTCAGGTTGTCGATGCGCAGCTCCGGCACGTCCTGCGCGGCCTTCGCCGGGCTGAGCAGGTGGCCGACGCCGTCGCCGAAGGCGGAGAGCGCCGAGTACGCGAAGACACCCGCGCCGAGCTTCGCCGCGCCGTGCGGCCCGCCCTTGTACACCGGGAGGTAGAAGGTGAGCGGGTTCGCCAGGTGCGGGGCGACCTGCCGGGAGACCGCACGGCGCTCGAAGTGGTTCTCCGCGACCAGCTTCACCGCGCCGGTCTGCAGGTAGCGCAGACCGCCGTGGAGGAGCTTGGAGGAGGCGGAGGAGGTGGCGCCGGCGAAGTCGCCGGCGTCCACCAGGGCCACCCGCAGCCCGGACTGGGCGGCGTGCCAGGCGGTGGAGATTCCGAGGATGCCGCCGCCGACGACCAGCAGGTCGTACGTCGCCTTGGACAGCAGCTCCCTGGTCTCTGCGCGGCTCGGCAGGGAACCGGCAGCCGGGTGCGTCCCGAGGGCGGGAACGCATCGCAGGGTGGTCATGTCGTATTACTCCTCGTCAGTTCTCTTCTTCGAGCCAGCCCATGGAGCGCTCCACGGCCTTGAGCCAGTTCTTGTACTCGCGGTCGCGGGTGTCCGCGTCCATGCGCGGGGTCCACTCGGCGGCGCGCCGCCAGTTGGCCCGCAGGGCGTCGGTGTCGGGCCAGAAGCCGACGGCCAGACCGGCCGCGTAGGCGGCGCCGAGGCAGGTCGTCTCGGCGACCATCGGGCGCACGACGGGTGCGTCCAGGACGTCCGAGAGGGTCTGCATCAGCAGGTTGTTGGAGGTCATGCCGCCGTCGACCTTCAGGGCGGTCAGCTCGACGCCGGAGTCCTTGGTCATGGCGTCGGTGATCTCGCGGGTCTGCCAGGCGGTGGCCTCCAGCACGGCGCGGGCGATGTGCGCCTTGGTGACGTACCGGGTCAGTCCGGCGATCACACCGCGAGCGTCGGAGCGCCAGTACGGGGCGAACAGGCCGGAGAAGGCCGGCACGAAGTAGGCGCCGCCGTTGTCCTCGACGGACAGGGCGAGCGTCTCGATCTCGGCGGCGGTGCTGATGAGGCCCATCTGGTCGCGCATCCACTGGACGAGCGAGCCGGTGACGGCGATGGAGCCCTCCAGCGCGTAGACCGGCTTGGCGTCGCCGATCTGGTAGCCGACGGTGGTGAGCAGCCCGCTGTAGGAGTTGATCACCTTGTCACCGGTGTTCATCAGCATGAAGGTGCCGGTGCCGTAGGTGGACTTCGCCTCGCCCTCCGCGAAGCAGGTCTGGCCGAACAGGGCCGCCTGCTGGTCGCCGAGCGCGGAGGCGACGGGGATGCCGTCCAGGACGCCGCCCCTGACGTGCCCGTACACCTCGGCGGAGGAGCGGATCTCCGGGAGGACCGCTGCGGGCACCTCCATGGACTGGAGGATCTTGTCGTCCCACTGCATCGTGTGCAGGTTCATCAGCATGGTGCGGGAGGCGTTGGTGACGTCGGTGACGTGCCGGCCGCCGTCCGTGCCGCCGGTCAGGTTCCAGATGACCCAGGAGTCCATGGTGCCGAAGAGGATGTCCCCGGCCTCGGCGCGCTCGCGCAGGCCCTCGACGTTGTCGAGCAGCCAGCGGACCTTGGGGCCCGCGAAGTAGGAGGCGAGGGGGAGGCCGGTCTCGCGGCGGAAGCGGTCCTGGCCGACGTTCCGGCCGAGCTCCTTGCACAGGGCGTCGGTGCGGGTGTCCTGCCAGACGATCGCGTTGTGGACGGGCTCGCCGGTGTTCTTGTCCCACAGCAGCGTCGTCTCGCGCTGGTTGGTGATGCCGATGGCCTTGACGTCGGCGGCGGTGATGCCCGCCTTCTCGATGGCGCCGGCGACGACTTCCTGGACGTTGGTCCAGATCTCGGCGGCGTTGTGCTCGACCCAGCCGGGCTTGGGGAAGATCTGCTCGTGCTCCTTCTGGTCGACGGAGACGATGCGCCCGTCGCGGTCGAAGACGATGCAGCGGCTGGAGGTCGTGCCCTGGTCGATGGCGGCGATGAAGGGGCCGGTGCCGTGGGAGGTCGTGGCGGTCATAGGGGGTGTGCTCCTCGGGGTCGGTGACGGATCGGGGCGACTGGGCTCAGCCGGCGAACGCGAGGGAGTAGATACCCGCGGCGGCGGCTCCACCGATCAGCGGGCCCACGACGGGAATCCAGGCGTACCCCCAGTCGGAGCCGCCCTTGTTCGGCAGCGGCAGCAGCGCGTGGACGATGCGGGGGCCGAGGTCGCGGGCCGGGTTGATGGCGTAGCCGGTCGGGCCGCCGAGCGAGAGGCCGATCCCGACGACGACGAAGGCGACGATCAGACCGCCGAGGACGTTCAGGCCCTTGCCGTCGTCGTTGAGGCCCTGGGTGAGCACGGCCAGGACGAGGACCAGGGTGCCGATGATCTCGGTGGCGAGGTTCTGCCACACGTTGCGGATCTCGGGGCCGGTGGAGAAGATGCCGAGGACCGGTCCGGGGCCTTCGACGGCGGGCTTGGAGGCGGTCTCCGGGTCGGTCAGGTGGGCCTGGAAGTGGCCGTAGTAGGCGATCCAGACCAGCGCGGCACCGATCATGGCGCCGAGGAGCTGACCGGCGAAGTAGTAGGGGACCTGGCTCCAGTCCCCGTCCTTCAGGGCGATGCCGACGGTGACCGCCGGGTTCAGATGGGCGCCGGAGAGGGAACCGGTCATGTAGACGGCGGTCATGACAGCGAAGCCCCACCCGAAGGTGATGGCCACCCAGCCCGCGTTCTGCGCCTTGGAGCGCTTGAGCACGACGGCGGCGACGACGCCTCCGCCGAGGAGGATGAGTACGGCGGTACCGATGATCTCGCCGATGAAGATGTCGGAGCTGGACACCCGCGACTCCTTTGTCCTTCGTCCAGGGGAAAGGCGAACCCCGGGTCCCTCCGGTGGTCCGTGCCCTCGGGATGAGGGCGGTGCCGGCCTCCTGGCGTTGTCACACTCTAACGCGTGATTCCGGTAGGTGTTCGACAATGCCGACCGATGGACGGCAGTTTTGCCCCCGGGGAACAGCCAGTCAAGGCTTGGGCCGTGAGAAACCCGATCGTTACCGCGAGCGTCCGCGCAGGGCAGCGCGAAGGCCCCGCGCACGGCGCGGAGCCTGAGGGGAGAGGGAGGGTCGCCCGGCCGTCAGAAGCGGCCCGCGCCCAGGTCGCGGGAGACCGCCCGCGCGCACTCCCGTACCGCCGCGATCAGCTCCGAGCGCAGCTCGCCCCGGTCGCAGACCCGCTCGACCGCGCCCGTGATGGCGACCGCGCCCACGGGCATCCGCCGCCGGTCGTGGATGGGCGCCGCCACCGAGGCCACGCCCTCCCAGGTCTCCTCCAGGTCGGCGGCCCAGCCGCGCGCCCGCGTGAGGTCCAGCAGCTCCTCGAAGTCCTCCAGCGCCGTGACCGTACGGGGCGTGAACGCCTTGCGCTCCACCTCCAGGGCCTCGCTGTGCGCCACCGGGTCGTACGCGGAGAGCACCTTGCCCAGCGCCGTGGAGTGCAGCGGCTGCATCGCGCCGACCTCCAGCACCTGGCGGCTGTCGTCGGGGCGGAAGACATGGTGGATGACCAGCACCCCGTGCTGGTGGAGCACGCCCAGGTGCACGCTCTCGCCGGACGACCTGGCCAGGTCGTCCGTCCATACGAGGGCCCGCGCGCGCAGCTCGTGCACGTCCAGGTAGCTGTTGCCGAGGCGCAGCAGCTCGGCCCCCAGCTGGTACCGGCCCGACGCCGCGTCCTGCTCGACGAACCCCTCCGCCTGGAGCGTGCGCAGGATGCCGTGCGCCGTGCCCTTCGCCAGGCCGAGCGACGACGCGATGTCGGAGAGACCCAGCCGGCGCTCTCCGCCCGCGAGCAGCCGCAGCATCGCCGCCGCCCGCTCAAGCGACTGGATGTTCTTCGCCATCCCCGGCCTGCTCCTTCACTTCGCGGTTCGACAATGCTGAACAGTATCGGTCGTTACCGACCTCCGGCCACATCGCGGAGCGCTGTACGCGCCACTTGGCCGGACTTCGCCCCCCGCCAAGCATGCCGTCCGCCACGTGGGACGACGTGTCCGCCCCGGAGCATGGCGGTTAGGCTGACGACGTGCGCCTCCCCCCGGAGCCGCAAAGCCGACAGCCGTCGCACCCCAGGGAGCACCTCCATGGCCTCGTTGCCGACCCCTTCCGCCACGCCCGCCGACAGCGGCGCCCGAGCAGCCGCGCTCCGCGACGCCCTCGCCTCGCGGGTGGTCGTCGCCGACGGAGCCATGGGCACGATGCTCCAGGCGCAGGACCCCACCCTCGACGACTTCGAGAACCTCGAAGGCTGCAACGAGATCCTCAACCTCACCCGGCCCGACATCGTCCGCTCGGTCCACGACGCGTACTTCGCCGTCGGTGTGGACTGCGTCGAGACCAACACCTTCGGCGCCAACTTCTCCGCGCTCGCCGAGTACGACATCGCCCACCGCGTCCACGAGCTGTCCGAGTCCGGCGCCCGCATCGCCCGCGAGTCCGCCGACCGGCACACGGCCGCCGACGGCCGGCAGCGCTGGGTCCTCGGCTCCATGGGCCCCGGCACCAAGCTGCCCACGCTGGGCCACGCCCCGTACACCACCCTCCGCGACGCCTACCAGAGCAGCGCCGAGGGCCTGGTCACCGGCGGCGCCGACGCGCTCCTCGTGGAGACCACACAGGACCTCCTCCAGACCAAGGCCGCCGTCCTCGGCGCCCGGCGCGGCCTGGAGGCCCTCGGGGTGGACGTGCCGCTCATCGTCTCCGTCACGGTCGAGACCACCGGCACCATGCTCCTCGGCTCCGAGATCGGAGCCGCGCTCACCGCGCTGGAGCCCCTCGGCATCGACATGATCGGCCTGAACTGCGCCACCGGCCCCGCCGAGATGAGCGAGCACCTGCGCTACCTCGCCCGCCACGCCCGCGTCCCCCTCTCCTGCATGCCCAACGCGGGCCTGCCCGTCCTCGGCAAGGACGGCGCCCACTACCCGCTCACCGCGCCCGAGCTGGCCGACGCCCAGGAGACCTTCGTCCGCGATTACGGGCTGTCGCTCGTCGGCGGCTGCTGCGGTACGACCCCCGAGCACCTGCGCCAGGTCGTGGAGCGCGTACGGGACCTCACCCCCGCGCCCCGCGACCCGCGCCCCGAGCCGGGCGCCGCGTCCCTGTACCAGAGCGTGCCGTTCCGGCAGGACACCTCGTACCTGGCGATCGGCGAGCGGACCAACGCCAACGGCTCCAAGAAGTTCCGCGAGGCCATGCTCGAAGGCCGCTGGGACGACTGCGTGGAGATGGCCCGCGACCAGATCCGCGAGGGCGCCCACATGCTCGATCTGTGCGTCGACTACGTGGGCCGCGACGGCGTCGCCGACATGGAGGAGCTGGCCGGCCGCTTCGCCACCGCCTCCACCCTGCCCATCGTGCTGGACTCCACCGAGGTCGAGGTGCTCCGCGCCGGCCTGGAGAAGCTCGGCGGCCGCGCCGTCATCAACTCCGTCAACTACGAGGACGGCGACGGCCCCGAGTCCCGCTTCGCCAAGGTCACCGGCCTCGCCAGGGAGCACGGCGCCGCGCTCATCGCCCTCACCATCGACGAGGAGGGCCAGGCCCGCACCGCCGAGAAGAAGGTCGAGATCGCCGAGCGGCTCATCGCCGACCTCACCGGCAACTGGGGCATCCACGAGTCCGACATCCTCGTCGACTGCCTCACCTTCACCATCTGCACCGGCCAGGAGGAGTCCCGCAAGGACGGCATCGCCACCATCGAGGCCATCCGCGAGCTGAAGCGCCGCCACCCCGACGTGCAGACGACGCTCGGCCTGTCGAACATCTCCTTCGGCCTCAACCCTGCCGCCCGCATCCTGCTCAACTCCGTCTTCCTGGACGAGTGCGTCAAGGCCGGCCTCGACTCCGCGATCGTCCACGCCTCCAAGATCCTCCCCATCGCCCGCTTCGACGAGGAGCAGGTCACCACCGCCCTCGACCTCATCTACGACCGCCGCCGCGAGGGCTACGACCCGCTCCAGAAGCTGATGGAGCTGTTCGAGGGCGCCACCGCCAAGTCCCTCAAGGCCGGCAAGGCCGAGGAGCTGGCCGCGCTCCCGCTGGAGGAGCGCCTCAAGCGCCGCATCATCGACGGTGAGAAGAACGGCCTCGAAGCCGACCTCGACGAGGCGCTGCGCACCCGCAAGGCCCTCGACATCGTCAACGACACGCTCCTGGACGGCATGAAGGTCGTCGGCGAGCTGTTCGGCTCGGGCCAGATGCAGCTGCCGTTCGTCCTCCAGTCCGCCGAGGTCATGAAGACGGCCGTCGCCCACCTCGAACCGCACATGGAGAAGACGGACGACGAGGGCAAGGGCACCATCGTGCTCGCCACCGTCCGCGGCGACGTCCACGACATCGGCAAGAACCTCGTGGACATCATCCTGTCCAACAACGGCTACAACGTCGTCAACCTCGGCATCAAGCAGCCCGTCTCCGCGATCCTGGAGGCCGCCGAGGAGCACAAGGCGGACGTGATCGGCATGTCCGGACTGCTCGTCAAGTCCACCGTGATCATGAAGGAGAACCTGGAGGAGCTCAACCAGCGCGACCTCGCCGCCAAGTACCCGGTCATCCTCGGCGGCGCCGCCCTCACCCGCGCCTACGTCGAGCAGGACCTCCACGAGATCTACCAGGGCGAGGTCCGCTACGCCCGTGACGCCTTCGAGGGCCTGCGCCTCATGGACGCCCTCATCGCCGTCAAGCGCGGCGTGCCCGGCGCCACGCTCCCCGAACTGCGCCAGCGCCGCGTGCGCGCCACGCCGGACCTGGCGGTGGAGGAGCGCGAGCCCGAGACCGGCGTCCGCTCCGACGTGGCCACGGACAACCCCGTACCGGAGCCGCCCTTCTGGGGCACCCGCGTCGTCAAGGGCATCCAGCTCAAGGAGTACGCGGGCTGGCTGGACGAGGGCGCGCTCTTCAAGGGCCAGTGGGGGCTGAAGCAGAACCGGACCGGTGAGGGCCCCTCGTACGAGGAACTGGTCGAGACCGAGGGCCGCCCCCGGCTGCGCGGCTGGCTGGACCGCCTCCACACGGACAACCTGCTCGAAGCCGCCGTCGTCCAGGGCTACTTCCCGTGCGTGTCCAAGGGCGACGACCTGATCATCCTGGACGAGGCCGGCCACGAGCGGACCCGCTTCACCTTCCCGCGCCAGCGCCGGGGCCGCCGCCTGTGCCTCGCGGACTTCTTCCGCCCGGAGGAGTCCGGCGAGACGGACGTCGTCGGCCTCCAGGTCGTCACCGTCGGCTCCCGCATCGGCGAGGAGACCGCGCGGCTGTTCGAGGCCAACGCGTACCGCGACTACCTGGAGCTGCACGGCCTGTCCGTCCAGCTGGCCGAGGCCCTCGCCGAGTACTGGCACGCCCGCGTCCGCGCCGAGCTGGGCTTCGGCGGCGAGGACCCGGCGGACGTCGAGGACATGTTCGCGCTGAAGTACCGCGGCGCGCGCTTCTCGCTCGGCTACGGCGCCTGCCCGGACCTGGAGGACCGCGCCAAGATCGCGGAACTGCTCCAGCCGGAGCGGATCGGCGTCCACCTGTCCGAGGAGTTCCAGCTCCACCCGGAGCAGTCCACGGACGCCATCGTCATCCACCACCCGGAGGCGAAGTACTTCAACGCCCGCTGACCCGCCCCGGCCGGGCGGCGCCCCCGTACGGGCCCGCTGTCCCGCCTTGACCGGGCGGTGCCCGATCCGGTGCCCCGCCTTGGCCGGGC
This genomic window from Streptomyces thermolilacinus SPC6 contains:
- a CDS encoding histidine phosphatase family protein, with the protein product MATLILVRHGRSTANTAGVLAGRTPGVTLDERGAAQAEALPARLAGVPLALAVTSPLERCRETLAPLLAARPGLALHTEERITECDYGDWSGRKLAELADEPLMDVVQHHASAAAFPGGESMRAMQARAVDAVRDWNARVAAEHGDDAAYVMCSHGDIIKALVADALGLHLDLFQRLHVDPCSVTAIRYTRTRPFLIRLGDTGDFTALAPRDGGEGGDGGGNGYADGGAAQVGGGAGAP
- a CDS encoding DUF3090 domain-containing protein; protein product: MSRQVFLYDPPERFVAGTVGLPGRRTFFLQASAGGRTTSVALEKTQVAALAERMDELLDEVVRRTGGNAPVPAVAPADVTDTAPLDTPVEEEFRVGTMALAWDGEEQRLVVEAQALVELDADSEEDLAEAEERLLQDEENGPPMLRVRLTGAQARAFAKRALDVVNAGRPPCPLCSLPLDPEGHVCPRQNGYRRGA
- a CDS encoding SCO1664 family protein — protein: MSAPERIPPRGLTATADVLELLAEGELTVRGQIREASNAVLLCSVAYDGVEADCVYKPVAGERPLWDFPDGTLAQREAAAYAVSEATGWGLVPPTVLREGPYGPGMVQQWIDADPSAPPLLSLVDGDEPGDGWRPVGLADVGGGRTALLVHADDPRLRRLAVLDAVINNGDRKGGHLLPGPDGRLHAIDHGVTFHAEDKLRTLFWGWAGEPLPVETLEALARLDAELAPGAPLATRMEQLVTPAELDALRARVTALRTTARHPEPSGTWPPIPWPPV
- the mshC gene encoding cysteine--1-D-myo-inosityl 2-amino-2-deoxy-alpha-D-glucopyranoside ligase, with translation MHAWPASEVPALPGKGRDLRIHDTATGGRVTLDPGPVARIYVCGITPYDATHMGHAATYNAFDLVQRVWLDTKRQVHYVQNVTDVDDPLLERAARDGIDWTGLAERETSLFREDMTALRMLPPKHYIGAVEAIPGIVPLVERLRDMGAAYELDGDVYFSVEADRHFGEVSHYDAEVMRALSAERGGDPDRPGKKNPLDPMLWMAAREGEPSWDGGSLGPGRPGWHIECVAIALDHLGMGFDVQGGGSDLIFPHHEMGASHAHALTGEFPFAKAYVHAGMVALHGQKMSKSKGNLVFVSALRRQGVDPAAIRLTLLAHHYRADWEWTDQVLDEAAERLGRWRAAVSRPDGPPADQLVEEIREALADDLDTPAALAAVDRWVELQRTEGGTDEGAPGLVSRAVDALMGVAL
- a CDS encoding PAC2 family protein, yielding MIELEGVPELIDPVMVAAFEGWNDAGDAASTAVAHLEREWKGEVFAALDAEDYYDFQVNRPTVWLDGGVRRITWPTTRLSVVRVGGEKPRDLVLVRGIEPSMRWRSFCNELLGFAHELGVEMVVILGALLGDTPHTRPVPVSGVTSDPDLARRMELEETRYEGPTGIVGILQEACTHAGVPAVSLWAAVPHYVSQPPNPKATLALLNRLEDLIDLRIPLGELAEDARAWQLGVDQLASEDSEVAEYVQTLEEARDTAELPEASGEAIAREFERYLRRRDGGPGTGPGAGHGPGAGGPGAGQGGLPGTGGHATEGADSSYLRDPAGGRTRPVKPSGRGADDKAAENQSAEGPTNESRADKGGTDEGRGDGSGGRTKDAGTEDTEDTEPKDTGAGDGGTGDGGRQESGE